One genomic window of Malaciobacter molluscorum LMG 25693 includes the following:
- a CDS encoding 3'-5' exonuclease, which translates to MKNKRKNKIVLSNIDKLVAKLKKSEMPLEEFLNELDSFKDTFYDNPELEFELLLSNGLPIELDGDNIYLKTAKTLLKDQTFCIVDIETNGSDVNKGQIIELGAVKYKNGKVIDKFDSLVYAKQVPRYIQEVTHITPKMLEDAPIIEKVLSDFKIFLQDDVFVAHDIKFDYNFISNSFKKYHLGKLENRKLCTIALAKRTIAAQRYGLDFLKELLHINIDNLHRAYSDALSTTHLLQESINNLPINVQTTEDLINFSKSNNIINQGK; encoded by the coding sequence ATGAAAAATAAAAGAAAAAATAAAATCGTTTTATCAAATATAGATAAATTAGTAGCAAAACTAAAAAAAAGTGAAATGCCATTAGAAGAATTCTTAAATGAATTAGATAGTTTTAAAGATACTTTTTATGATAATCCCGAATTAGAATTTGAATTACTTTTATCAAATGGTTTACCAATTGAATTAGATGGAGATAATATCTATTTAAAAACAGCAAAAACGTTATTAAAAGATCAGACTTTTTGTATTGTTGATATAGAAACTAACGGTTCAGATGTTAATAAAGGACAGATTATAGAATTAGGTGCAGTTAAATATAAAAATGGAAAAGTTATAGATAAATTTGACTCATTAGTTTATGCAAAACAAGTACCAAGATATATTCAAGAAGTTACTCATATTACACCAAAAATGTTGGAAGATGCACCGATTATTGAAAAAGTTTTAAGTGATTTCAAAATCTTTTTGCAAGATGATGTTTTTGTTGCACATGATATTAAATTTGATTATAACTTTATATCTAACTCTTTTAAAAAGTATCATTTAGGAAAATTAGAAAATAGAAAACTTTGTACTATTGCACTTGCAAAAAGAACAATAGCAGCTCAAAGATATGGACTAGATTTTTTAAAAGAGTTATTACATATAAATATAGATAATTTACATAGAGCATATAGTGATGCTTTAAGTACGACTCATCTTTTGCAAGAGAGTATAAATAATTTACCAATTAATGTACAAACAACAGAAGATTTGATTAATTTTTCTAAATCAAATAATATTATAAATCAAGGAAAATAA
- a CDS encoding macro domain-containing protein → MNIIYGDLIDLAKKAKFDVIIHGCNCFCTMGAGIAKSIKKEFPKAYAEDCKTIKGDRTKLGTYTKVKIENENGSFYIINAYTQYNWNTNKINADYEAIKSVFSKIKKEFYGKKIAYPMIGAGLARGDWKIISNIIDDCLKQEDHTLVKYQKNS, encoded by the coding sequence ATGAATATAATATATGGCGATTTAATTGATTTGGCAAAAAAAGCTAAATTTGATGTAATTATTCATGGATGTAATTGTTTTTGTACAATGGGTGCAGGAATAGCAAAAAGTATAAAAAAAGAGTTTCCTAAAGCTTATGCAGAAGATTGTAAGACTATAAAAGGTGATAGAACAAAATTAGGAACTTACACAAAAGTAAAAATTGAAAATGAAAATGGTTCTTTTTATATAATAAATGCTTATACTCAGTATAATTGGAATACAAATAAAATAAATGCAGATTATGAAGCAATTAAAAGTGTCTTTTCAAAAATTAAAAAAGAATTTTATGGTAAAAAAATTGCATATCCTATGATAGGGGCAGGGTTAGCAAGAGGTGATTGGAAAATTATTTCTAATATTATTGATGATTGTCTAAAACAAGAAGATCATACTTTAGTGAAATATCAAAAAAATAGTTAA
- a CDS encoding 2-oxoacid:acceptor oxidoreductase family protein, whose translation MARTLMRFTGVGGQGVLLAGSIFAAAKIKAGGYGLKTATYTSQVRGGPTVVDITLEDEPILFPYANDGEIDFMLSVAQISYDQFKQGVKDGGIIVIEPNLVKPTKEDREKFKIYEIPIITIAKEEVGNVITQSVLALSIANYMAGTIVDNEILRETMLSKVPTKVHDINNKAFDLGIKYAKEALKK comes from the coding sequence ATGGCTAGAACATTGATGAGATTTACAGGTGTTGGAGGACAAGGTGTTTTACTTGCTGGATCTATTTTTGCAGCTGCAAAAATTAAAGCTGGAGGATATGGTTTAAAAACAGCAACTTATACTTCACAAGTAAGAGGTGGTCCAACAGTTGTAGATATTACACTAGAAGATGAACCTATTTTATTTCCATATGCAAATGATGGAGAAATAGATTTTATGCTTTCTGTTGCTCAAATTTCATATGACCAATTTAAACAAGGCGTAAAAGATGGTGGAATTATAGTAATTGAACCAAATTTAGTAAAACCAACTAAAGAAGATAGAGAAAAATTTAAAATTTATGAAATTCCAATTATTACAATTGCAAAAGAAGAAGTAGGAAATGTTATTACTCAATCAGTATTAGCTTTATCTATTGCAAATTATATGGCAGGAACTATTGTTGATAATGAAATATTAAGAGAAACAATGCTTTCAAAAGTACCAACAAAAGTACATGACATTAATAACAAAGCATTTGATTTGGGAATTAAATATGCAAAAGAAGCACTAAAAAAATAA
- a CDS encoding tetratricopeptide repeat protein, translating to MISNDEESLQVDDYILKADKLITFERNYEEAIKYLEEALVINPTNYLTYSKIGYCFMQLEDFNNAVIFFKKAISFSKNDSTTYYNLAICLEELDYEDYDEIDQYYEKSIVCALASFEKNPSNHIYIKYIADAFFKLENYKKSINYYERFLKYQLDEEVLEFLGYSYLYQREDFNKAILNLKKAIKYIEENDKKIYLYKIIISIYYYDLKQYKEAIKIYHKIIEISEEKDYVQLYFNIADIYRKNLKDYEKAIEFYHKSLEYDDNFEPSYSWLACTHSYKKEYKLALKYFLIAKDLNPTSVEVYNNLVYIYSDLGVYDKVEENLLKALEIDPLYDASLLAMLEVNLVLGKEFDKKCVDTILQNYSEVESIMAEYNMLRILKQASLNKDIKEELKNWEDKYTQLRQGYSVEALKNWAKNSNLKNKQIILDALDIFKKEN from the coding sequence ATGATTTCAAATGATGAAGAATCTTTACAAGTAGATGATTATATTTTAAAAGCAGATAAATTAATAACTTTTGAAAGAAACTATGAAGAAGCAATAAAGTATTTAGAAGAAGCACTTGTAATAAATCCAACAAATTATTTAACTTATAGTAAAATTGGTTATTGTTTTATGCAATTAGAGGATTTTAATAATGCAGTAATATTTTTTAAAAAAGCAATCTCTTTTTCAAAAAATGATTCTACAACTTACTATAATTTAGCAATATGCCTTGAAGAATTAGATTATGAAGATTATGATGAAATTGATCAATATTATGAAAAAAGTATTGTTTGTGCACTAGCTTCATTTGAAAAAAATCCATCAAATCACATATATATAAAATATATTGCGGATGCTTTTTTCAAATTAGAAAACTATAAAAAATCAATTAATTATTATGAAAGATTTTTAAAATATCAGCTGGATGAAGAGGTTTTAGAATTTTTAGGTTATTCTTATCTTTACCAAAGAGAAGATTTTAATAAAGCCATTTTGAATTTAAAAAAAGCTATTAAATATATAGAAGAAAATGATAAAAAAATATATCTTTATAAAATAATTATTAGTATTTATTATTATGATTTAAAACAATATAAAGAAGCGATAAAAATTTATCATAAAATTATTGAAATATCTGAAGAAAAAGATTATGTTCAATTATATTTTAATATTGCAGATATTTATAGAAAAAATTTAAAAGATTATGAAAAAGCAATAGAGTTTTATCACAAGTCGTTGGAATATGATGACAACTTTGAACCATCTTACAGTTGGCTTGCATGCACTCATAGTTATAAAAAAGAATACAAATTAGCATTAAAATATTTCTTGATTGCAAAAGATTTAAATCCAACAAGTGTAGAAGTTTATAATAACTTAGTATATATTTATAGTGATTTAGGTGTATATGATAAAGTTGAAGAAAATTTATTAAAAGCTTTAGAAATAGACCCTTTATATGATGCAAGCTTATTAGCTATGCTTGAAGTAAATCTTGTTTTGGGAAAAGAGTTTGATAAAAAATGCGTAGATACTATTTTACAAAATTATAGTGAAGTAGAATCTATTATGGCAGAATACAATATGCTAAGAATATTAAAACAGGCTTCATTAAATAAAGATATAAAAGAAGAACTAAAAAACTGGGAAGATAAATATACTCAACTAAGACAAGGTTATAGTGTAGAAGCTTTAAAAAATTGGGCAAAAAATTCTAATTTAAAAAATAAACAAATAATTTTAGATGCATTAGATATTTTTAAAAAAGAGAATTAA
- a CDS encoding nicotinate phosphoribosyltransferase encodes MNNTTRNRTMLIDFYEFTMANGYFNSKLKDKTVYFDISFRKVPDEGGYAIFAGLGSMIKYIENFEFTEDDLQYLKNQNLFSDDFINYLRSFKFTGDIYCVKEGTVIFPYEPVLTVKANIVEAQLLETYLLLCFNHQSLIATKSSRIKRAAKGRVVLEMGARRAHGVSSANNGSRAAYIAGIDATSNTLADCLYGIPCSGTMAHSWVQMFDSEEEAFRKYVRTYPNNATLLVDTYDTLRSGIPNAIKVIKEELLPKNITNFAIRIDSGDLTYLSKEARKMLDEAGLTMCKIVVSNALDEYLIEALLNQGAPIDVFGVGERLVTAKSNPVLGGVYKLCAMENEDEITPKIKISDNPVKITIPHFKKLYRIYDKKTHKAKADLITIFDEKIDESKPLTIFDPEYTWKTQTFKEYIIKDIRETIYKDGKLVYKLPSLDQIREHTKKELSYLWDEVLRFDNPHKYYVDLSEKLWQTKLNLIKKMKKSL; translated from the coding sequence ATGAATAATACAACAAGAAACAGAACAATGTTAATTGACTTTTATGAATTTACAATGGCAAATGGCTATTTTAATTCAAAATTAAAAGATAAAACTGTCTATTTTGATATATCTTTTAGAAAAGTACCAGATGAAGGTGGTTATGCAATTTTTGCAGGACTTGGAAGTATGATCAAATATATTGAAAATTTTGAATTCACAGAAGATGATTTACAATATTTAAAGAATCAAAATTTATTTAGTGATGATTTTATCAATTATCTAAGAAGTTTCAAATTTACTGGAGATATTTATTGTGTAAAAGAAGGTACGGTAATATTTCCTTATGAACCAGTTCTTACAGTAAAAGCAAATATAGTTGAAGCACAACTTTTAGAAACATATCTTTTATTATGCTTTAATCATCAATCACTAATAGCAACGAAATCAAGTAGAATAAAAAGAGCTGCAAAAGGAAGAGTTGTATTAGAGATGGGAGCAAGAAGAGCACATGGAGTTAGTAGTGCAAATAATGGTTCAAGAGCAGCTTATATTGCAGGAATAGATGCAACAAGTAATACTTTAGCTGATTGTTTATATGGGATTCCTTGTAGTGGAACAATGGCACATTCATGGGTACAAATGTTTGATAGCGAAGAAGAAGCTTTTAGAAAATATGTTAGAACATATCCTAATAATGCAACTTTACTTGTAGATACATATGATACATTAAGATCAGGTATTCCAAATGCTATAAAAGTTATAAAAGAAGAACTACTACCTAAAAATATAACAAATTTTGCTATTAGAATAGACTCTGGAGATTTAACATATTTATCTAAAGAAGCAAGAAAAATGCTTGATGAAGCAGGTTTAACAATGTGTAAAATTGTAGTTAGCAATGCATTAGATGAATATTTGATTGAAGCTTTATTAAATCAAGGTGCACCAATTGATGTTTTTGGAGTTGGAGAAAGATTAGTAACAGCAAAAAGCAATCCTGTGTTAGGTGGAGTTTATAAACTTTGTGCAATGGAAAATGAAGATGAAATTACACCAAAAATAAAAATAAGTGATAATCCAGTAAAGATAACAATTCCACATTTTAAAAAGTTATATAGAATTTATGACAAAAAAACACATAAAGCAAAAGCCGATTTAATTACAATTTTTGATGAGAAAATAGATGAATCAAAACCTTTAACAATATTTGACCCAGAATATACTTGGAAAACACAAACATTTAAAGAATACATAATAAAAGATATAAGAGAAACAATATATAAAGATGGGAAATTAGTATATAAATTACCTTCATTAGATCAAATTAGAGAACATACTAAAAAAGAACTTAGTTACTTATGGGACGAAGTTTTAAGATTTGATAACCCACACAAATATTATGTGGACTTATCTGAAAAATTATGGCAAACAAAACTTAATTTAATAAAAAAGATGAAAAAGTCTCTTTAA
- the rpe gene encoding ribulose-phosphate 3-epimerase, producing MLVAPSILSANFGKLNEDIKAICDGGCDLIHVDVMDGHFVPNMTIGPVVVNSVAKIATKPLDVHLMVENNTFFVELFASLKPEYISFHIESEKHPHRLIQKIKSYGIKPAIVLNPHTTPESIEYLLEDLDMVLLMSVNPGFGGQKFISSVIEKASKLKKLIDKRNPNCLIQVDGGVNDKNIEQLKNAGVDVVVAGSYVFGNEDYSKAIKSLQI from the coding sequence ATGCTTGTAGCACCCTCAATACTTTCAGCAAATTTTGGAAAATTAAATGAAGATATAAAAGCAATTTGTGATGGTGGTTGTGATTTGATTCATGTTGATGTGATGGATGGACATTTTGTTCCAAATATGACAATTGGTCCTGTTGTTGTAAATTCAGTTGCAAAGATAGCAACAAAACCATTAGATGTACATCTTATGGTGGAAAATAATACTTTTTTTGTTGAACTTTTTGCTTCTTTAAAACCTGAGTATATCTCTTTTCATATTGAAAGTGAAAAACATCCTCATAGACTTATTCAGAAAATAAAATCTTATGGAATAAAACCAGCAATAGTATTAAATCCTCATACAACTCCAGAAAGTATTGAATATTTACTTGAAGATTTGGATATGGTATTACTAATGTCTGTAAATCCTGGTTTTGGTGGACAAAAGTTTATTTCAAGTGTGATAGAAAAAGCATCAAAATTAAAAAAACTTATTGATAAAAGAAATCCAAACTGTTTAATTCAAGTAGATGGTGGGGTAAATGATAAAAATATTGAGCAATTGAAAAATGCAGGTGTTGATGTAGTAGTTGCAGGAAGTTATGTTTTTGGAAATGAAGATTATTCAAAAGCAATAAAAAGCTTACAAATATAA
- a CDS encoding phospholipase A — protein sequence MKSIIILFIFIISLYSQDIDADLLKKAKAFEKNNNYKEAMQIYKQIALKQYPKQEDFSIKKEEKVSNIEPNKFEKIKKRFYRKHIKRTGDKQTANTLEQMIISDFGLYPYKTNYLLPVTYDTKQREGRDQYETKFQFSIEKPLFYNVFGLNETISFGYTQTSYWQTSEDSAPFRETNYEPEVFVTIPYGNKQSSLKAYKISLLHQSNGQDKEDSRSWNRIYLESYFQYTNLFFVPRIWYRIPESKNSDDNKDIEKYLGYGDITLIYPYKKHTFELKLRNNLRLNEDNKGSAEFNWSFPLPSFLSYANTFGYLQVFTGYGDSLIDYDKHMNKIGIGIAFSR from the coding sequence ATGAAATCAATTATAATTCTTTTTATATTTATAATATCACTATATTCTCAAGATATTGATGCAGATTTGTTAAAAAAAGCAAAAGCGTTTGAAAAAAACAATAACTACAAAGAAGCAATGCAAATATATAAACAAATCGCTTTAAAACAGTATCCAAAACAAGAAGATTTTTCCATTAAAAAAGAAGAAAAAGTCTCAAATATCGAACCTAACAAATTTGAAAAAATAAAAAAAAGATTTTATAGAAAACATATTAAAAGAACTGGAGATAAACAGACTGCTAATACTTTAGAACAGATGATTATTAGCGATTTTGGACTATATCCTTATAAGACAAACTATTTATTACCTGTGACTTATGATACAAAACAAAGAGAAGGAAGAGATCAATATGAAACAAAATTTCAATTTAGTATAGAAAAACCTCTTTTTTATAATGTATTTGGACTAAATGAAACTATATCTTTTGGTTATACACAAACATCATATTGGCAGACTTCAGAAGATTCAGCACCATTTAGAGAGACAAATTATGAGCCTGAAGTATTTGTTACAATACCTTATGGAAATAAACAATCTTCTTTAAAAGCCTATAAAATTTCATTATTACATCAATCTAATGGACAAGATAAAGAAGATTCAAGATCATGGAATAGAATATACTTAGAAAGTTATTTTCAATATACAAATCTATTTTTTGTTCCTAGAATCTGGTATAGAATTCCTGAAAGTAAAAATAGTGATGATAACAAAGATATTGAAAAATATTTAGGATATGGAGATATAACATTAATCTATCCATACAAAAAACATACATTTGAATTAAAACTTAGAAATAATCTAAGATTAAATGAAGATAATAAAGGTTCTGCTGAGTTTAACTGGAGCTTCCCACTTCCAAGTTTTCTTAGTTATGCTAATACTTTTGGATATTTACAAGTTTTTACTGGATATGGAGATAGTCTAATTGATTATGATAAACATATGAATAAAATAGGAATTGGTATAGCTTTTTCTAGATAA
- a CDS encoding DUF2062 domain-containing protein: MLRKKLEKILPTHEKVQKQKFLKIFGKLLYKREIWSLSRRKVAWGVFIGIFVACIPMPLQMLLATFLAIVFNANFPISFALIFVSNPITMPPLFYFEYEIGNFIFQSKNPVIFSFKSMYDNLDQIALSLYTGAIILGVISAFICMYLTNFYWISNVRRTRIKRIKELNNETLL, encoded by the coding sequence TTGTTGCGAAAAAAGTTAGAAAAAATACTTCCTACTCATGAAAAAGTACAAAAACAAAAATTTTTAAAAATCTTTGGTAAGTTATTGTATAAAAGAGAAATTTGGAGCCTTTCACGAAGAAAAGTAGCATGGGGTGTATTTATTGGAATATTTGTTGCTTGTATTCCTATGCCTTTACAAATGCTTCTAGCAACTTTTTTAGCAATAGTTTTTAATGCAAACTTTCCTATTAGTTTTGCTCTTATCTTTGTAAGCAATCCAATCACAATGCCACCGTTATTCTATTTTGAATATGAAATTGGTAATTTTATTTTTCAATCAAAAAATCCAGTTATTTTTAGTTTTAAATCAATGTATGATAATTTAGATCAAATTGCTCTTAGTTTATATACTGGTGCAATTATTTTAGGTGTAATATCTGCATTTATATGTATGTATCTTACAAATTTTTATTGGATTAGTAATGTACGAAGAACAAGAATTAAAAGAATAAAAGAGTTAAATAATGAAACTTTATTATAA
- a CDS encoding glutamine--tRNA ligase/YqeY domain fusion protein, whose product MSENKDFLRTIVEKDLKSNKYKEIITRFPPEPNGFPHIGHAKSICINFGIAKDYNGYCNLRMDDTNPTTEDTKYVEALKDAVQWLGFEWKGEVKHTSDYFPKIYEYAIKLIKMGKAYVDSISEEQMKEYRGTVTEPGKRSQFANRTIEENLELFEKMKNGEFKDGEHVLRAKIDMSAANMKLRDPLLYRIRHAHHFRTGDEWCIYPMYDFAHCLSDYIEGVSHSICTLEFENNRDIYDWVLDALELEPPRPYQHEFARLGINYTVMSKRKLLELVNGNYVNGWDDPRMPTIAGYKRRGYTPESILNFCEQIGIAKANSMVDVSQLEFCIRDDLNKKVPRVMCVLDPIKVTIENYEGREEIKASYYPHDVPKEGSRKIPFSNEVYIEREDFSENPVKGYNRLTLEQPVRLRYAYIITCKEIKKDANGNIIEIIATYNPNSKSGHDTSGIKVKSAIHWVDAKESKKVEVRLYDRLYKNEAPQDIEDLNPNSLSIIKDALVEPAVITQKADERFQFERQGYFYADPIDYTDEKPVFNKIVSLKDSWAKKSKKEEDKPKEEIVKRVEKKEVIHGEAEPLTQEQQILFDRYTKELELNNEVSNILARDEKLSSFYEQALKELNSPISLANVIANDVAKELKEKEITELKFTPSQIAKLVKMIDEEIISSKIAKQVFEEMVKKGEEPSKIIEDKNLVQISDPNVILPIIDEIIEKNPENVEKYKAGNQKLFGFFIGQVLKATDGKANPKVVNNLVAEKLK is encoded by the coding sequence ATGAGTGAAAATAAAGATTTTTTACGTACAATAGTTGAAAAAGACTTAAAATCAAACAAATATAAAGAGATTATTACTAGATTTCCTCCTGAGCCTAATGGCTTCCCACACATTGGACATGCAAAATCAATTTGTATAAATTTTGGAATTGCAAAAGATTATAATGGTTATTGCAATTTAAGAATGGATGATACAAATCCAACAACAGAAGATACAAAATATGTAGAAGCATTAAAAGATGCTGTTCAATGGCTAGGGTTTGAATGGAAAGGTGAAGTAAAACATACATCTGATTATTTTCCTAAAATATATGAATATGCTATAAAACTAATCAAAATGGGTAAAGCCTATGTTGATAGTATTTCAGAAGAACAGATGAAAGAGTATAGGGGAACTGTAACAGAACCTGGGAAAAGAAGTCAATTTGCAAATAGAACAATAGAAGAAAACCTTGAACTTTTTGAAAAAATGAAAAATGGTGAATTTAAAGATGGTGAGCATGTACTAAGAGCAAAAATTGATATGAGTGCAGCAAATATGAAATTAAGAGATCCACTTTTATATAGAATTAGACATGCACACCATTTTAGAACAGGTGATGAGTGGTGTATCTATCCTATGTATGATTTTGCTCATTGTTTATCTGATTATATAGAAGGTGTATCTCACTCAATTTGTACACTTGAATTTGAAAATAATAGAGATATTTATGATTGGGTATTAGATGCATTAGAACTTGAACCACCAAGACCTTACCAACATGAGTTTGCAAGATTAGGTATTAATTATACTGTTATGAGTAAAAGAAAACTTTTAGAGCTTGTAAATGGAAATTATGTAAATGGTTGGGATGACCCAAGAATGCCAACAATTGCAGGATATAAAAGAAGAGGATATACTCCTGAGTCTATATTAAATTTTTGTGAACAAATAGGTATTGCAAAAGCAAACTCTATGGTTGATGTATCACAACTTGAATTTTGTATTAGAGATGATTTAAATAAAAAAGTTCCAAGAGTTATGTGTGTACTTGACCCTATAAAAGTAACTATTGAAAACTATGAAGGAAGAGAAGAAATTAAAGCTTCATACTATCCTCATGATGTTCCCAAAGAGGGTTCAAGAAAAATCCCTTTTTCTAATGAAGTTTATATTGAAAGAGAAGACTTTAGTGAAAACCCAGTAAAAGGTTATAATAGATTAACTTTAGAACAACCTGTAAGATTAAGATATGCATATATTATAACTTGTAAAGAGATAAAAAAAGATGCAAATGGAAATATTATAGAAATTATTGCAACATATAATCCAAACTCAAAAAGTGGTCATGACACAAGTGGGATAAAAGTGAAAAGTGCTATTCACTGGGTTGATGCGAAAGAATCTAAAAAAGTTGAAGTTAGACTTTATGATAGACTTTATAAAAATGAAGCACCACAAGACATAGAAGACTTAAATCCAAATTCACTTTCAATTATAAAAGATGCACTAGTTGAACCTGCTGTTATTACACAAAAAGCAGATGAAAGATTTCAATTTGAAAGACAAGGTTATTTTTATGCTGATCCAATTGATTATACTGATGAAAAACCAGTATTCAATAAAATTGTTAGTTTAAAAGATTCTTGGGCTAAAAAAAGTAAAAAAGAAGAAGATAAACCAAAAGAAGAAATTGTAAAAAGAGTTGAGAAAAAAGAGGTTATTCATGGTGAAGCAGAACCTTTAACACAAGAACAACAAATACTTTTTGATAGATATACAAAAGAGTTAGAACTTAATAATGAAGTTTCAAATATTTTAGCAAGAGATGAAAAACTATCTTCTTTTTATGAACAAGCATTAAAAGAGTTAAACAGCCCTATTTCGTTAGCTAATGTAATTGCAAATGATGTAGCAAAAGAGTTAAAAGAAAAAGAGATAACTGAACTTAAATTTACACCATCACAAATTGCTAAACTTGTAAAAATGATAGATGAAGAAATAATCTCTAGTAAAATAGCAAAACAAGTATTTGAAGAGATGGTAAAAAAAGGTGAAGAACCTTCTAAAATTATAGAAGATAAAAACCTAGTTCAAATTAGCGACCCTAATGTAATTTTACCAATTATTGATGAGATAATTGAAAAAAATCCAGAAAACGTAGAAAAATATAAAGCTGGAAATCAAAAACTATTTGGATTCTTTATTGGTCAAGTTTTAAAAGCAACAGATGGAAAAGCAAATCCTAAAGTAGTAAATAATCTTGTGGCTGAAAAGTTAAAATAG
- a CDS encoding phosphoribosylanthranilate isomerase — MRVKICGITNLQDALDAVDAGAHALGFVFYDKSLRYIDPLDARKIVDLLPPFVQSVGLFVNESSKHINDICKVSNMQLAQIIDDDNKTDFDNLNTKYIEVVRAKSKEDLIQLDENNFYLIDAFVEEFGGAGKRVALEWFENMDCSKFILAGGLTSSNLKELKDYNFFAVDVSSGVEVSKGKKDKEKMKEFIKAANEK, encoded by the coding sequence ATGCGTGTAAAAATATGTGGAATAACGAATTTACAAGATGCACTTGATGCAGTTGATGCGGGTGCTCATGCTTTAGGTTTTGTATTTTATGATAAAAGTTTAAGATATATTGATCCTTTAGATGCAAGAAAAATAGTAGATTTGTTACCTCCTTTTGTACAATCAGTTGGATTGTTTGTTAATGAATCTTCAAAACATATAAATGATATATGTAAAGTATCAAATATGCAGTTAGCACAAATTATTGATGATGATAATAAAACAGATTTTGATAATTTAAACACTAAATATATTGAAGTTGTAAGAGCAAAATCAAAAGAAGACTTAATTCAATTAGATGAAAATAATTTCTATTTAATTGATGCTTTTGTTGAAGAGTTTGGTGGTGCGGGTAAAAGAGTCGCTTTAGAGTGGTTTGAGAATATGGATTGTTCTAAATTTATTTTAGCAGGTGGATTAACATCTTCTAATTTAAAAGAGTTAAAAGATTATAATTTTTTTGCTGTTGATGTAAGTAGTGGTGTTGAAGTATCAAAAGGGAAAAAAGATAAAGAGAAAATGAAAGAGTTTATAAAAGCAGCAAATGAAAAATAA
- a CDS encoding HD domain-containing protein has translation MFSQEKYLKALNFAAKAHGEQKTPKDLPYLSHICAVAMEVIHATIESNMPDEKADLAITCALLHDIIEDTSFTFDDIFDKFGLEVAEGVDALSKNKNLPKKEQMQDSLNRILEQPYEIQLVKLADRITNLQEPPKHWDNEKKNSYLKEAKFILSCLKNSNLYLSSRLEKKIEEYTSYLD, from the coding sequence ATGTTTTCACAAGAAAAATATTTAAAAGCATTAAATTTTGCAGCAAAAGCTCATGGTGAACAAAAAACACCAAAAGATTTACCTTATTTATCTCATATATGTGCTGTTGCAATGGAAGTTATTCATGCGACAATAGAATCAAACATGCCAGATGAAAAAGCAGATTTGGCTATTACTTGTGCTTTGTTACATGATATAATAGAAGATACATCTTTTACTTTTGATGATATTTTTGATAAGTTTGGACTTGAAGTAGCAGAGGGTGTTGATGCTTTAAGTAAAAATAAAAACTTACCTAAAAAAGAGCAGATGCAAGATAGCTTAAATAGAATTTTAGAACAACCATATGAAATTCAATTAGTTAAATTAGCAGATAGAATTACAAACTTACAAGAGCCTCCAAAACATTGGGATAATGAGAAGAAAAACTCTTATTTAAAAGAAGCAAAGTTTATTCTTTCTTGTTTGAAAAATTCAAATCTTTATTTATCTTCAAGATTAGAGAAAAAGATAGAAGAATATACTTCTTATCTTGATTGA